In Geoalkalibacter ferrihydriticus DSM 17813, a genomic segment contains:
- a CDS encoding type II toxin-antitoxin system VapC family toxin, translated as MRFWDSCAIIPLLVEEEFSTAARRMFAEDRSMIVWWGTSVECTSAVAKARRTGKISHDEERKVREQLDAAAENWNEMAPSNEVRDTARLLLRRHPLSAADSLQLAAGLVWCENKPQGAVFVCLDQRLRDAADAEGFTVIPSATEFASITGKK; from the coding sequence GTGAGATTTTGGGATAGTTGTGCGATCATCCCGTTGTTGGTGGAGGAGGAATTTTCGACCGCAGCGCGCCGGATGTTCGCAGAAGACAGGTCCATGATCGTTTGGTGGGGCACATCGGTTGAGTGCACCTCGGCTGTTGCAAAAGCGCGTCGTACTGGGAAAATCAGTCACGACGAAGAGAGAAAAGTCCGCGAACAGCTTGATGCGGCAGCAGAGAACTGGAACGAAATGGCGCCATCTAATGAGGTTCGCGATACGGCGCGACTCCTGCTCCGGAGACACCCCCTATCTGCTGCCGATTCTCTGCAGTTGGCCGCGGGTCTGGTTTGGTGCGAAAACAAACCACAGGGGGCGGTTTTTGTCTGCCTCGATCAGCGGCTGCGCGATGCAGCGGATGCCGAAGGTTTTACCGTGATCCCCTCTGCAACGGAGTTCGCATCCATAACCGGAAAAAAGTAG
- a CDS encoding type II toxin-antitoxin system Phd/YefM family antitoxin codes for MESASVSELKKSPSGYFRKVKSGEEILVTDRGHPFAKIVPLRRDEAGEGTNIAKLEAAGLARVGKGFQADFWAQKGPADPEGAVRTALIEEREER; via the coding sequence ATGGAAAGCGCATCGGTGAGCGAACTGAAAAAGTCTCCGAGTGGATATTTCAGGAAGGTCAAATCGGGCGAGGAAATCCTGGTGACAGATCGTGGCCATCCATTCGCAAAGATCGTCCCGTTGCGACGAGACGAGGCCGGTGAAGGGACGAATATAGCGAAGCTAGAAGCCGCCGGCCTGGCACGGGTGGGCAAAGGCTTCCAAGCTGACTTTTGGGCACAAAAGGGGCCTGCCGACCCGGAAGGGGCTGTACGTACAGCGCTGATTGAAGAGAGGGAGGAGAGGTGA
- a CDS encoding chondroitinase-B domain-containing protein: protein MFYLLRNLLAVFGLLCLVAGGIGAFVVAKSYNLPPRVFAEKVLAKTGLDRSSFLVGLVQAEPLKPEDVRLPALDDPGWKGQGARKTRTLAPFYYSRDGLPVPQVWLNEAQRFAYVRPQALRQVAVENPKEVLQAIRSAEPGDLISLAPGTYRFNTRSIGVSRPGTAEHPIQVRAAELGQVRIELNGLEGFLVNAPFWVFENLDIKGVCSNHSSCEHAFHVVGVGRGFVLRNSRLHEFNAMIKANGLDSRDGGRNFPDGALIEGNSFFNSEIRQTRSPVVPIDVVGADDWIIRENFIADYSKGLGDQISTAAFIKGNASGGVFENNLVVGEYNHSGGVRLGLSFGGGGTSKGASRHKDNSIESTGGIMRNNVVMYTRDVGVYLNKARDTQVLNNLLFQTMGIDVRFPVSTAVIKNNVLNGKIRERDGGTAIMENNLILTGGFLKKDFDDIFQNPHEGDFTLVDSAPLQDKGVPNQHVRFDFCDQPREGVPNLGPFESDCRPFFMGDSVRR, encoded by the coding sequence ATGTTTTATCTGTTGCGCAATCTTCTGGCAGTCTTTGGCCTTTTATGCCTGGTGGCGGGTGGAATCGGGGCGTTTGTGGTGGCCAAATCCTACAATCTGCCGCCGCGGGTTTTTGCGGAAAAAGTGTTGGCGAAGACCGGGCTTGATCGGTCTTCTTTTCTGGTTGGGCTGGTGCAGGCTGAACCGCTGAAACCCGAAGACGTGCGCCTTCCGGCACTTGATGATCCCGGCTGGAAGGGGCAGGGCGCGCGCAAGACGCGTACGCTGGCTCCGTTTTACTATTCCCGGGATGGACTGCCGGTTCCGCAAGTCTGGCTGAACGAGGCGCAACGCTTTGCTTATGTGCGCCCGCAGGCGCTTCGGCAGGTGGCGGTGGAAAATCCTAAAGAGGTACTGCAGGCGATCCGCAGTGCGGAGCCTGGTGATTTGATCTCTCTGGCGCCGGGGACTTACCGTTTTAACACGCGCAGCATCGGGGTGAGTCGACCCGGAACGGCCGAGCATCCCATCCAGGTGCGGGCGGCGGAACTCGGCCAGGTGCGGATTGAGTTGAACGGCCTGGAGGGTTTTCTGGTCAATGCGCCCTTCTGGGTATTTGAAAATCTCGATATCAAGGGCGTATGCAGCAACCATAGCTCTTGTGAGCATGCCTTTCATGTGGTCGGTGTGGGCCGAGGGTTTGTGCTGAGAAACAGCCGTCTGCACGAATTCAACGCGATGATCAAGGCCAATGGGCTGGATAGCCGCGACGGGGGCCGAAATTTTCCCGACGGAGCGCTGATCGAAGGGAACAGTTTTTTTAATTCGGAGATTCGCCAGACCCGCTCGCCGGTGGTCCCCATCGATGTCGTCGGCGCCGATGACTGGATCATCCGCGAAAACTTCATTGCCGATTACAGCAAGGGGCTGGGCGATCAGATCAGTACGGCGGCTTTCATCAAGGGCAATGCCTCGGGCGGGGTGTTCGAGAACAATCTGGTGGTGGGCGAGTATAATCATTCGGGCGGAGTGCGCCTGGGGCTGTCTTTTGGCGGCGGGGGAACCAGCAAGGGTGCGTCGCGTCACAAAGACAATTCCATTGAAAGCACTGGCGGCATCATGCGTAACAATGTAGTGATGTACACCCGTGATGTCGGCGTCTATCTTAACAAGGCAAGAGATACCCAGGTTTTGAATAACCTGCTTTTTCAGACAATGGGCATTGACGTACGTTTCCCGGTTTCGACAGCCGTCATTAAAAACAACGTGCTCAACGGCAAAATTCGCGAGCGCGACGGCGGCACGGCGATTATGGAAAACAACCTGATTCTTACCGGTGGATTTTTGAAGAAGGATTTTGACGATATTTTTCAGAACCCCCACGAGGGTGATTTTACCCTTGTCGACAGCGCACCGCTTCAGGACAAGGGTGTTCCCAATCAACATGTCCGCTTCGATTTCTGCGACCAGCCACGCGAGGGCGTGCCCAATCTGGGACCGTTCGAATCCGACTGCCGGCCGTTTTTTATGGGTGATTCAGTAAGAAGGTGA
- a CDS encoding class I SAM-dependent methyltransferase — MSKPLPPRRKTSSREAYWREMFNDFSALESDHAISGWSPQGLSLRMKSYVQALPSLNLKPGALVLDLGCGAGAYSRVLGEAGFRVTGVDYAWLVAGQARRRTTLKNVDFLSGDATCLPFADNLFDHVVCIGLFQSLHKHREAMAEIHRVLKPGGVLCLITLNRRNLKAVLDRKLGREEIIVVEGQSQARLNTYDPKVFQDELAEVGFIDLNRRPVQIYPEWLNPVSTVIDLWSRVPALGDLTARSFMITGTKPP; from the coding sequence ATGAGCAAACCGCTTCCCCCTCGCCGAAAAACCTCTTCGCGCGAGGCCTATTGGCGAGAAATGTTCAACGACTTTTCGGCGCTGGAGTCCGACCACGCCATTTCCGGCTGGTCGCCCCAGGGGCTGAGCCTTCGCATGAAATCGTATGTGCAGGCGCTGCCGTCGCTGAATCTGAAGCCGGGCGCGTTGGTGCTCGATTTGGGCTGTGGCGCCGGGGCGTATTCGCGTGTTTTGGGCGAAGCCGGCTTTCGCGTGACGGGTGTTGATTATGCCTGGCTGGTGGCGGGGCAGGCGCGCAGGCGCACGACGCTTAAAAACGTCGATTTTCTCTCGGGTGACGCGACCTGCCTGCCTTTTGCGGATAACCTTTTCGACCATGTGGTGTGTATCGGACTGTTTCAGTCGCTGCACAAGCACCGCGAAGCCATGGCGGAAATTCATCGCGTGCTCAAACCCGGTGGGGTGCTGTGCCTGATCACCCTCAACCGGCGCAATCTCAAGGCCGTGCTGGATCGCAAGCTGGGCCGCGAGGAAATCATCGTCGTTGAAGGTCAATCCCAGGCGCGGCTCAACACCTATGACCCAAAAGTGTTTCAGGACGAGTTGGCTGAGGTGGGTTTTATTGATTTGAATCGAAGGCCGGTGCAGATTTATCCGGAATGGTTGAATCCCGTGTCAACCGTCATCGATTTATGGAGCCGCGTGCCGGCTTTGGGCGACCTGACCGCCCGTTCGTTTATGATCACAGGGACAAAACCCCCGTAG
- a CDS encoding nucleotidyltransferase domain-containing protein translates to MMTKILDQSRPAKSILDYSKQEIEDFLREKLIHHEVKEAYIFGSYALNKLTVWSDLDLLIVTESQQSFIERPRRFFDLLDLGIPIDILVYTPEEFQQLRHSGSAFWRSFQENHLEIL, encoded by the coding sequence ATGATGACGAAAATTCTTGATCAGAGTCGCCCCGCCAAAAGCATCCTCGATTATTCCAAGCAGGAAATTGAAGATTTTCTCCGCGAAAAGCTCATCCATCATGAAGTTAAAGAGGCTTATATCTTCGGTTCGTATGCCCTAAACAAGCTGACTGTGTGGTCCGACCTTGATCTGCTGATCGTGACAGAAAGCCAGCAATCGTTCATTGAACGGCCACGCCGGTTTTTCGATCTTCTGGATCTCGGCATTCCTATTGACATCCTTGTCTACACGCCTGAGGAGTTCCAACAATTACGGCACAGCGGTTCGGCGTTCTGGAGAAGTTTTCAAGAAAACCATCTGGAGATTTTGTGA
- a CDS encoding HEPN domain-containing protein, translating into MNRHIDWLRQAENDLLWAEHSLNGKFYAQTCFIAQQASEKALKAYCFHKGFDTVRTHSLFQIVKSLGENGDLEKNCRELDLYYISARYPDAFPSGAPFEILTEEQAQRALKSAHEIFSAIRKRLQNDDENS; encoded by the coding sequence ATGAACAGGCACATTGATTGGCTTCGCCAAGCCGAAAACGATCTTTTATGGGCTGAGCATAGCTTAAACGGAAAATTCTATGCTCAAACGTGCTTTATCGCCCAGCAGGCCAGCGAAAAAGCACTCAAAGCCTACTGCTTTCATAAAGGCTTCGATACTGTTCGGACGCATTCCCTTTTCCAAATCGTCAAAAGTCTCGGCGAAAATGGAGACCTGGAAAAAAATTGCCGTGAACTCGATCTCTATTATATCTCCGCACGATACCCCGATGCTTTCCCCTCTGGGGCTCCTTTTGAAATCCTGACCGAGGAGCAAGCTCAGCGGGCCCTGAAATCTGCTCACGAAATTTTCAGTGCCATTCGAAAGCGACTGCAGAATGATGACGAAAATTCTTGA
- a CDS encoding type II toxin-antitoxin system VapC family toxin, with protein sequence MRLLLDLNIFLDVVQKRQPHYEASARILDFALKKNCGCIAAHALTTLHYLVQKYSGKQQSDELIDWLLQNFSVIPADKAIFLRARNLQFSDFEDAVICASAEKKACDFIITRNSKDFSGSTIPALTPGEFFAL encoded by the coding sequence ATGAGACTCCTGCTTGATCTCAATATTTTTCTTGATGTTGTCCAGAAAAGGCAGCCCCACTATGAAGCTTCTGCCAGAATTCTCGATTTCGCGTTGAAAAAAAACTGCGGCTGCATCGCGGCGCATGCCCTGACCACCCTTCACTACCTCGTTCAAAAATACTCTGGTAAACAACAGAGCGATGAATTGATCGACTGGCTGCTACAGAATTTTTCAGTCATACCGGCCGACAAGGCAATTTTTCTCCGCGCCAGGAATTTACAGTTCTCCGACTTTGAGGATGCGGTCATCTGCGCATCAGCAGAAAAGAAAGCCTGTGATTTTATCATCACCCGCAACAGCAAGGATTTCTCAGGTTCAACAATCCCCGCTCTGACACCCGGTGAATTTTTTGCCCTATAG
- a CDS encoding DUF6364 family protein, which produces MATRKLTIRLPEEDIEFAKKYASKHGITMTELIDRYLKQLRRGPEGGIHPDILRFSGIVPEEIDTSKEYHEAMKDKHQ; this is translated from the coding sequence ATGGCAACCCGCAAACTCACCATTCGGTTACCGGAAGAAGACATTGAATTTGCCAAAAAATACGCGTCTAAACACGGAATTACCATGACCGAGTTGATTGATCGCTACCTCAAACAATTACGCAGAGGGCCCGAAGGGGGTATACATCCTGATATTCTGCGTTTCAGCGGCATTGTCCCCGAAGAAATCGATACGAGCAAAGAATATCATGAGGCCATGAAGGATAAGCATCAATGA
- a CDS encoding type II toxin-antitoxin system CcdA family antitoxin, giving the protein MTRPAKKQATNLSIRSDLLRQAKARNINLSRTLEESLETLLKEQDRQTWLEQNRDAMDAANRFVAENGLWSDGLRQF; this is encoded by the coding sequence ATGACGAGACCCGCGAAGAAACAGGCGACGAATTTGAGTATCAGGAGCGATCTTTTGCGGCAGGCAAAAGCCCGGAACATCAATCTGTCGCGCACCCTTGAGGAGAGTCTTGAGACACTGCTGAAGGAGCAGGATCGGCAGACCTGGTTGGAGCAGAACCGGGATGCCATGGATGCGGCGAATCGGTTTGTTGCTGAGAACGGTCTGTGGAGTGACGGTCTGAGGCAGTTCTGA
- a CDS encoding CcdB family protein, which produces MAQFDVYEARGGGVDLLLVLQDDMLEQLSTRVVAPLVLPENLGPAMKTVNPRISVGGVDYVLLTHLLAAIPIASLGKPAGSVKGQRNEIIGAIDFLFIGI; this is translated from the coding sequence ATGGCACAGTTCGATGTCTATGAGGCGAGGGGCGGTGGCGTTGATTTACTTCTGGTTCTTCAGGATGACATGCTGGAGCAACTATCGACACGGGTGGTCGCGCCCCTTGTGTTACCGGAAAATCTGGGGCCTGCGATGAAAACTGTCAATCCTCGGATTTCCGTCGGCGGTGTTGATTATGTCTTGCTGACGCATCTTCTGGCCGCTATCCCCATTGCATCTCTGGGAAAACCTGCCGGTTCCGTAAAAGGCCAAAGAAACGAAATCATCGGTGCGATTGATTTTCTTTTTATCGGGATTTGA
- a CDS encoding phenylacetate--CoA ligase family protein: MHPLLVKKIIYPLHEKVFGRKTFAYLEELEQQQWLSPNQLEDLRFRKLRDLLLHAQANIPFYAERFSAAGFDPARMQDLNDFKKIPPLSKAEIKRNLDKMTWAACPGGLYRYNTGGSSGEPLIFYFDRRRQAMDKAARMLTHRWWGCDVGDPELYLWGSPLEVKKQDRMKDLRDRLTNELLISAFEISAQKVPEIYASFEKFRPKSVFGYPSTIALFADMAAQQNVDLKALGVQVVFSTAEVLYDHQREAISQGFGAIPVVDGYGSREGGFVSHQCREGRHHLLDPNFVVEFLQDDRTVEEGEDGEIVLTHLDNWGMPFIRYRTGDVAQPGPAGCACGRGLATMQKIQGRTTDFIVTPDGRWQHALSVIYVVRDISGVEQFKIVQEAVDEVRVLLTTNEMYPADGDARIVAGFHKRMGEDVRVSVEHMTDIPREASGKFRYVVSKVARP; encoded by the coding sequence ATGCACCCATTGCTGGTCAAAAAAATAATTTATCCTTTGCATGAGAAGGTCTTCGGCCGCAAAACCTTTGCCTATCTTGAGGAGTTGGAACAGCAACAGTGGCTGAGTCCGAACCAGCTGGAGGATTTGCGTTTTCGCAAGCTGCGCGATCTGCTGTTGCATGCCCAGGCCAACATTCCCTTTTACGCCGAGCGTTTTTCTGCAGCCGGTTTTGATCCCGCGCGTATGCAGGATCTGAATGATTTTAAAAAGATACCGCCCTTGTCGAAAGCCGAGATCAAACGTAATCTCGATAAAATGACCTGGGCGGCTTGCCCCGGCGGGCTGTATCGGTACAATACGGGGGGCTCATCGGGTGAGCCGCTGATTTTTTATTTCGATCGGCGGCGCCAGGCCATGGACAAAGCGGCGCGTATGCTGACGCATCGCTGGTGGGGCTGCGATGTCGGCGATCCGGAACTTTATCTGTGGGGATCGCCTCTGGAGGTGAAAAAGCAGGATCGCATGAAGGATCTGCGCGACCGCTTGACCAATGAGTTGCTGATCAGCGCTTTTGAGATTTCGGCGCAGAAGGTTCCTGAAATTTACGCTTCGTTTGAAAAGTTCCGGCCCAAGAGCGTTTTCGGATATCCCAGCACCATTGCCCTGTTTGCCGACATGGCCGCACAACAGAATGTGGATCTCAAAGCACTTGGCGTACAGGTGGTGTTTTCTACCGCCGAAGTGCTCTACGACCATCAGCGCGAGGCGATATCGCAGGGATTCGGCGCAATTCCGGTGGTGGATGGTTACGGCAGCCGCGAGGGCGGATTTGTCAGCCATCAATGCCGTGAAGGTCGCCATCACCTCCTGGACCCTAATTTCGTCGTCGAGTTTTTGCAGGATGACCGCACCGTGGAAGAGGGCGAGGACGGCGAAATCGTCTTGACCCACCTGGACAACTGGGGCATGCCTTTTATCCGCTACCGCACCGGCGATGTGGCGCAACCCGGACCCGCCGGCTGCGCTTGCGGGCGAGGGCTTGCGACCATGCAGAAAATCCAGGGTCGCACCACGGATTTTATCGTGACTCCCGACGGCCGCTGGCAGCACGCCCTGTCGGTTATTTACGTGGTGCGTGATATCAGCGGCGTCGAGCAGTTCAAGATTGTGCAGGAAGCGGTGGATGAGGTGCGGGTGCTGCTCACGACCAACGAGATGTACCCCGCCGACGGTGATGCCCGCATTGTCGCCGGTTTCCACAAACGCATGGGTGAGGACGTGCGGGTGAGCGTGGAACACATGACCGACATTCCCCGCGAGGCCTCGGGCAAATTCCGCTACGTGGTGTCGAAGGTTGCACGCCCGTAG
- a CDS encoding transposase, whose amino-acid sequence MYNPDVHNRRSIRLRDFNYDDGGAYFVTACAWRRECLFGDVVDGLVRLNELGMVVRDCWTAIPQHFPHVELDEFIIMPNHIHGVFWIVNDNSPVGATHASPDLGSINPAETGALTRATHASPLRRPGPKRRSVGAIVGSFKSAATKRINAMRDDVGCPVWQRNYYEHVIRDERDLHAVRQYIADNPAKWELDTNHPARI is encoded by the coding sequence ATGTACAACCCCGACGTTCACAATCGTCGGTCGATCCGGTTGCGCGATTTTAATTATGACGATGGCGGGGCGTATTTCGTGACTGCATGCGCTTGGCGGCGCGAATGTTTGTTTGGCGATGTGGTCGATGGGTTGGTAAGGTTGAACGAATTGGGGATGGTGGTGCGGGATTGCTGGACCGCCATTCCACAACATTTCCCGCATGTCGAATTAGATGAATTCATCATCATGCCGAATCACATACATGGGGTATTTTGGATTGTGAATGACAATTCCCCCGTAGGGGCGACGCATGCGTCGCCCGATCTTGGGTCGATCAATCCAGCCGAAACGGGCGCGTTAACCAGGGCGACGCATGCGTCGCCCCTACGGCGACCCGGGCCGAAACGTCGTTCCGTTGGGGCCATTGTCGGTTCATTCAAATCCGCCGCCACCAAACGCATCAACGCAATGCGCGATGACGTCGGGTGCCCGGTCTGGCAACGCAATTATTACGAACACGTTATTCGAGACGAACGTGATTTGCACGCAGTGCGGCAATATATCGCCGACAATCCGGCAAAATGGGAATTGGACACCAATCATCCAGCGCGGATTTGA
- a CDS encoding type II toxin-antitoxin system RelE family toxin has product MFTVEYSKPARKALKAMPRNSAKLIFEKIEALAVDPFAANNNVRKLTQHPGYRLRVGDWRVVYLVQEEALLIAVVRIASRGDVYQ; this is encoded by the coding sequence ATGTTTACCGTTGAGTATTCGAAGCCGGCGCGAAAGGCGCTGAAAGCCATGCCGCGCAATTCGGCCAAACTTATCTTTGAAAAGATCGAGGCTTTGGCGGTTGATCCTTTCGCTGCGAACAATAATGTTCGCAAATTGACCCAACATCCGGGGTATCGGCTCAGGGTCGGCGATTGGAGAGTCGTATATCTCGTGCAGGAAGAGGCGTTGTTGATTGCCGTCGTGCGTATCGCATCACGGGGAGATGTGTATCAATGA
- a CDS encoding helix-turn-helix domain-containing protein, producing the protein MKAQIIEKNGKPEYAVIPYEDYLRMLAHMEDKVDAQGVAEFHENYVAGREQLVPAEILRRELEGESPIKLWRENRGLTQQELADRVGISKPYLSQIESGKRQGTIETLSAIARALDVSLELLTD; encoded by the coding sequence ATGAAAGCACAGATTATCGAAAAAAACGGTAAGCCGGAATACGCGGTCATTCCCTATGAAGACTACCTTCGTATGCTTGCGCACATGGAAGATAAGGTGGATGCACAGGGCGTTGCTGAATTTCACGAAAATTATGTCGCCGGCCGCGAACAGCTTGTCCCCGCCGAAATTCTCCGGCGCGAGCTTGAGGGTGAATCGCCCATCAAGCTCTGGCGTGAGAATCGTGGCTTGACTCAGCAGGAACTCGCCGACAGGGTTGGTATCAGCAAGCCGTATCTCTCCCAGATCGAGTCCGGCAAACGTCAAGGTACCATAGAAACCCTGTCTGCCATTGCCCGCGCGCTTGATGTGTCTTTGGAATTGCTGACTGACTAA
- a CDS encoding TIGR03790 family protein, with the protein MPRFFLLLFVLLFPLTAHALAPAEVVVVANRFVEGSVPLARYYMEQRGIPAENLIRVRTTDKETVSRRHYDSEIAKPVRKFLEKRGAAQPVGAVVLMWGMPLRVSAPVLTREQEREKAQLEQAREDLRAERRALQELTDEEATEDPKVRERTITGQIKVIDEALKGFSPGWSSASVDSELSLVMAGDYPLAGMLPNPYFYGNRSKQAEMPVGRDEVLAVSRLDGATQDIVRRVIDDTLYAEEHGLSGKAYFDARWPKPQSDNASGYAFYDQSLHLAAGWVRQKTQMPVIVEDTQKLFQPGEAPDAALYAGWYSLARYVDAFTWTRGAVGYHIASQECQSLRRGQYWCKRMLDEGVAVTIGPVGEPYVQAYPVPEIFFGLLVEGSYSLAECYMMSLPWLSWKMVMVGDPLYRPFGAEGRGE; encoded by the coding sequence ATGCCAAGGTTTTTTTTGCTGCTTTTCGTTCTGCTTTTTCCTTTGACCGCCCACGCCCTGGCTCCTGCGGAGGTTGTGGTTGTCGCCAATCGGTTCGTCGAAGGCAGTGTGCCGCTGGCGCGTTATTACATGGAGCAGCGTGGTATTCCCGCAGAGAACCTGATCCGTGTGCGCACTACGGATAAAGAAACGGTTAGTCGTCGGCATTACGACAGTGAAATCGCCAAGCCGGTGCGCAAATTCCTGGAAAAACGCGGCGCCGCACAACCGGTGGGCGCCGTTGTGCTTATGTGGGGTATGCCCCTGCGAGTTTCCGCACCAGTGCTTACCCGCGAGCAGGAACGGGAAAAAGCGCAGCTTGAACAGGCGCGTGAGGATCTGCGCGCGGAACGGCGCGCTTTGCAAGAGTTGACGGATGAGGAAGCCACAGAGGATCCTAAAGTCCGCGAGCGCACCATTACGGGGCAGATCAAGGTCATCGATGAGGCATTAAAGGGGTTCAGCCCCGGTTGGTCTTCGGCTTCGGTCGACTCGGAGCTTTCCCTGGTCATGGCCGGCGACTATCCCTTGGCGGGCATGCTTCCCAATCCCTATTTCTACGGTAACCGCAGCAAGCAAGCCGAGATGCCCGTCGGCCGGGACGAGGTGCTGGCAGTGAGTCGCCTGGATGGTGCGACTCAAGACATCGTGCGGCGCGTCATCGACGATACGCTCTATGCCGAGGAACACGGGCTTTCGGGCAAGGCCTATTTCGATGCACGCTGGCCCAAGCCGCAAAGTGACAACGCCAGCGGTTATGCCTTTTATGACCAATCCCTGCATCTGGCCGCCGGATGGGTCCGCCAAAAAACGCAGATGCCGGTCATTGTCGAAGATACCCAGAAGTTGTTTCAGCCGGGAGAGGCCCCCGATGCGGCTCTTTACGCGGGCTGGTACAGTCTGGCACGTTATGTGGACGCCTTCACCTGGACGCGGGGTGCTGTCGGCTACCACATCGCCAGTCAGGAGTGCCAGTCGCTGCGGCGCGGCCAATACTGGTGCAAGCGCATGCTCGATGAAGGGGTGGCCGTCACTATCGGCCCCGTTGGCGAGCCCTACGTGCAGGCTTATCCGGTACCGGAAATATTTTTCGGACTGCTTGTGGAGGGCTCCTATTCTCTGGCCGAATGTTATATGATGAGTCTTCCCTGGCTTTCATGGAAGATGGTCATGGTGGGCGACCCCCTGTACCGGCCCTTTGGGGCAGAAGGCAGGGGTGAGTGA
- the xrtA gene encoding exosortase A: MTIARRIDLTTLVGAGLFTVAFGLLYHHAIASMVNDWSIDPNYSHGFLVPLISGYFLWMKREHLLEMTPRRSLFGLLVALGGLAMFLVGSVAGESFTIRMSMLVVLSGALLFACGWSIFRELAFPLGFLVFMVPLPYILYDSVAFPLRMMITNYSVEIIKFLGIAVMREGNIIHLTNTSLEVADACSGIRSIISLLALATAMAYMFFKPMWKRIVLVALAIPMAIFANGVRVVGTGVLASRFGPEVAQGFFHEFAGLAVFVLAMAMLVGAAGILSWIGRSRNG, from the coding sequence ATGACAATTGCTCGACGTATTGATTTGACGACATTGGTAGGGGCAGGTTTGTTTACGGTGGCTTTTGGGTTGCTGTATCACCATGCCATTGCTTCCATGGTTAACGACTGGAGCATCGATCCCAACTATTCCCACGGTTTTCTGGTGCCGCTGATTTCGGGCTATTTCCTGTGGATGAAGCGTGAGCACCTGCTGGAAATGACCCCGCGCCGCTCGCTGTTTGGTTTGCTGGTCGCCCTGGGCGGGCTGGCCATGTTCCTGGTGGGCAGCGTGGCGGGGGAGTCCTTTACGATCCGCATGTCCATGCTCGTGGTTTTGAGCGGCGCTTTGCTCTTTGCCTGCGGTTGGTCGATTTTTCGAGAGCTTGCATTTCCCCTGGGGTTTCTGGTGTTCATGGTTCCGCTGCCCTACATTCTTTATGACAGCGTCGCTTTTCCCCTGCGCATGATGATTACCAACTATTCAGTGGAGATCATAAAGTTTCTCGGCATCGCAGTGATGCGCGAGGGGAATATCATCCATCTGACCAACACCTCGCTGGAAGTGGCCGATGCCTGCAGTGGCATTCGTTCGATCATTTCGCTGCTGGCCTTGGCGACGGCCATGGCCTACATGTTTTTCAAGCCCATGTGGAAGCGCATCGTCCTGGTGGCTCTGGCTATCCCCATGGCGATTTTCGCCAATGGCGTGCGCGTGGTCGGAACCGGGGTGCTCGCCAGCCGTTTCGGCCCCGAGGTGGCGCAGGGATTTTTTCACGAATTCGCCGGCTTGGCGGTGTTTGTCCTGGCCATGGCGATGCTGGTTGGGGCCGCCGGGATATTGAGTTGGATCGGGAGGTCACGCAATGGGTAA